In a genomic window of Thiosocius teredinicola:
- the trpC gene encoding indole-3-glycerol phosphate synthase TrpC, whose protein sequence is MTDTPDILKKIVARKHEEIAERRTAKDYDSVLAAAADADRPRGFVRALQNKVDAGRAAVIAEIKKASPSKGVLREDFRPAAIARSYADGGAACLSVLTDVDFFQGGDAYLQEARAACSLPVIRKDFIVDPYQVAEARAIGADCILLIAACLDDRQLHSLNDQAHELGMDVLIEVHDGEELERALTTSNRLIGINNRNLRTFEVSLQTTLDLLGRIPSDRLVVTESGILSPEDVALMRQHQVHTFLVGEAFMRADDPGAKLAALFA, encoded by the coding sequence ATGACCGACACCCCGGATATTCTGAAGAAGATCGTTGCGCGCAAGCATGAAGAGATTGCTGAGCGACGCACCGCGAAAGACTACGACAGCGTGCTGGCAGCCGCAGCGGATGCGGATCGGCCGCGTGGCTTCGTGCGTGCATTGCAGAACAAGGTGGATGCCGGGCGGGCCGCGGTGATCGCCGAGATCAAGAAGGCTTCACCGTCGAAAGGCGTATTGCGCGAAGATTTCCGGCCGGCGGCGATCGCCCGCAGTTACGCCGACGGCGGTGCGGCCTGCCTGTCGGTGCTGACCGATGTCGATTTCTTTCAGGGCGGCGACGCCTATCTGCAAGAGGCGCGGGCCGCGTGTTCATTGCCGGTCATTCGCAAGGATTTCATCGTCGATCCCTACCAGGTCGCCGAAGCGCGGGCGATCGGTGCGGATTGCATCCTGCTGATCGCGGCCTGCCTGGATGACCGACAATTGCATAGCCTCAATGATCAGGCGCATGAACTCGGTATGGATGTGCTGATTGAAGTGCACGATGGGGAGGAACTCGAGCGTGCCCTGACGACCAGCAATCGGCTGATCGGTATCAACAACCGTAACCTGCGCACCTTCGAGGTGAGTCTTCAGACCACCTTGGATCTGCTCGGTCGCATTCCATCGGATCGCCTGGTTGTCACCGAGAGCGGCATCCTGTCACCCGAAGATGTGGCGTTGATGCGCCAACATCAGGTGCACACCTTTCTCGTCGGCGAGGCATTCATGCGTGCCGACGACCCAGGCGCAAAACTGGCAGCCCTGTTCGCCTGA
- a CDS encoding ankyrin repeat domain-containing protein has product MRSIFGMLLGLCLAFPAMSADAEARLVAASAAGKSAMVRDLLVQGVDANTKNGTGRPVLVLAGFNGNRRTTMVLLAAGADVNAADSTGTTALMAASAFGHKDVVDILLVAGADVNLKDAAGKSALARATLGGHTEVADVLKAAGAVEEQK; this is encoded by the coding sequence GTGCGCAGTATTTTTGGGATGTTGTTGGGGTTGTGTCTGGCCTTTCCGGCCATGTCAGCGGATGCCGAGGCGCGCCTGGTGGCAGCGTCGGCGGCCGGCAAATCGGCGATGGTTCGCGATCTGTTGGTCCAGGGCGTCGATGCCAACACGAAGAATGGCACAGGTCGTCCGGTGTTGGTGCTGGCGGGGTTCAACGGCAACCGGCGCACGACGATGGTGTTGCTGGCGGCCGGTGCCGACGTGAATGCGGCCGACAGCACCGGTACAACCGCGTTGATGGCGGCGAGTGCGTTCGGCCACAAGGACGTCGTCGATATCCTGCTGGTGGCGGGTGCGGATGTGAATTTGAAAGATGCGGCGGGCAAATCAGCGCTGGCACGCGCTACACTAGGCGGTCATACAGAAGTCGCCGACGTGCTCAAAGCCGCTGGGGCGGTCGAAGAACAAAAGTGA
- a CDS encoding anthranilate synthase component II: MLLMIDNYDSFTFNIVQYFGELGADVKVLRNDEIDVAGIEALKPDHLVISPGPCTPTEAGVSVAAIEAFAGRIPILGVCLGHQSIGQAFGGNIVHAREVMHGKTSPIHHKSVGVFSDLPNPFEATRYHSLIIERTTLPDCLEITAWTQIDGEIDEIMGVRHRELDVQGVQFHPESILTEHGHQMLKNFLQGR, translated from the coding sequence ATGTTGTTGATGATCGATAACTACGACTCCTTCACGTTCAACATCGTGCAGTACTTCGGCGAGCTCGGCGCCGACGTGAAGGTGCTGCGTAACGACGAGATCGATGTTGCCGGTATCGAGGCGCTCAAGCCGGATCACCTGGTGATCTCGCCGGGGCCTTGTACGCCGACCGAGGCGGGCGTTTCGGTGGCGGCTATCGAGGCGTTCGCCGGCAGGATCCCGATCCTGGGCGTGTGTCTCGGTCACCAGTCTATCGGCCAGGCATTTGGCGGCAATATCGTGCACGCACGTGAGGTCATGCACGGCAAGACGTCACCGATCCATCACAAATCGGTGGGCGTGTTCAGTGATCTGCCGAATCCGTTCGAGGCGACGCGCTATCATTCGTTGATCATTGAGCGGACCACGCTACCTGATTGTCTGGAGATCACGGCGTGGACGCAGATCGATGGTGAGATCGACGAGATCATGGGCGTGCGCCACCGCGAGCTCGATGTTCAGGGTGTGCAGTTTCACCCCGAGTCGATCCTTACCGAGCACGGCCATCAGATGTTGAAGAATTTTCTTCAAGGGCGTTAG
- a CDS encoding OsmC family protein has product MKARIKWVDGVTMLGESDSGHAVVMDGPPEHGGRNLGVRPMEMLLLGMGGCTEFDVLHILKKGRHEVSFCEVELEAQRADSDPKVFTKIHAHFRVGGKGLSAKAVERAVALSAEKYCSASIMLGATAEITHDFELVDVE; this is encoded by the coding sequence ATGAAAGCGAGAATTAAGTGGGTTGATGGTGTGACCATGCTGGGCGAGTCAGACAGCGGTCATGCGGTCGTGATGGACGGTCCGCCGGAGCATGGCGGACGCAATCTGGGCGTGCGTCCGATGGAGATGCTGCTGCTTGGTATGGGCGGCTGCACCGAGTTCGACGTGCTGCACATTCTTAAGAAGGGACGCCACGAGGTGTCGTTCTGCGAGGTGGAACTGGAGGCCCAGCGGGCGGACAGTGACCCGAAGGTCTTTACTAAAATTCACGCGCATTTTCGCGTGGGCGGCAAAGGGCTGTCGGCAAAAGCCGTTGAGCGCGCAGTCGCGCTGAGCGCAGAAAAGTATTGCTCTGCCTCAATCATGCTCGGCGCGACCGCCGAGATCACTCACGATTTCGAGCTCGTCGACGTCGAATGA
- the crp gene encoding cAMP-activated global transcriptional regulator CRP, translating to MPQTNPYSIAQPPPREPDWLKPFLAHCHRRRYPAKTDFIHPGDAADSLFYLVSGQVTVFLEDEDGREIILTYLNKGDFIGEMGLFMPMPKRSVMVRTRSSCELAEISYNKLEQLFEGDLRPHTKDILYAIGRQLTERLEATSQKVSHLAFLDVTGRIAGTLLELCKQPDAMTHPDGMQIRITRQEIGRIVGCSREMAGRVLKDLEERGLIHVKGKTIVVFGTR from the coding sequence ATGCCGCAGACCAATCCATACAGCATCGCGCAACCACCTCCCCGCGAACCGGACTGGCTCAAACCTTTCCTGGCACATTGCCACCGCCGGCGTTACCCGGCGAAAACGGATTTCATTCATCCCGGCGATGCCGCCGACAGCCTGTTTTACCTGGTTTCGGGCCAGGTCACCGTGTTCCTCGAGGACGAGGATGGCCGCGAGATCATTCTCACCTACCTGAACAAAGGTGATTTCATCGGCGAGATGGGGCTGTTCATGCCGATGCCGAAGCGCTCGGTGATGGTGCGTACGCGCAGCTCTTGCGAGCTGGCAGAGATCTCGTACAACAAACTTGAGCAGTTGTTCGAGGGCGACCTGCGGCCGCATACCAAAGACATCCTGTACGCGATCGGCAGGCAGCTGACCGAGCGCCTCGAGGCTACCAGTCAGAAGGTAAGCCACCTCGCGTTTCTCGATGTGACCGGCCGTATCGCCGGCACGCTGCTCGAGTTGTGCAAACAGCCCGATGCCATGACCCACCCCGACGGCATGCAGATCCGCATCACCCGTCAGGAAATCGGTCGCATCGTCGGCTGCTCACGCGAGATGGCGGGACGCGTACTCAAAGATCTCGAAGAGCGTGGTTTGATCCACGTGAAAGGCAAGACGATCGTCGTGTTCGGCACGCGCTGA
- the apaG gene encoding Co2+/Mg2+ efflux protein ApaG codes for MHKIEVGVETSYIDEQSDPGADRYVFAYTITISNAGNIPAKLLNRHWLITDANGKTQEVRGEGVVGEQPYLQPGEVFRYTSGTVIETPVGTMEGEYEMVDDDGESFMAPIDRFSLAVPRVLH; via the coding sequence ATGCACAAGATCGAAGTTGGCGTCGAAACGTCGTACATCGACGAACAGTCCGATCCGGGGGCCGACCGCTACGTGTTCGCCTACACGATCACGATCAGCAATGCTGGCAACATCCCGGCCAAGCTGCTGAATCGTCATTGGCTGATAACTGATGCCAACGGCAAGACTCAGGAAGTCCGCGGTGAGGGCGTGGTCGGCGAGCAGCCCTACCTGCAGCCGGGAGAGGTCTTCCGCTACACCAGCGGGACCGTCATCGAGACCCCGGTCGGCACCATGGAAGGCGAATACGAAATGGTCGACGACGACGGCGAGTCGTTCATGGCACCGATCGACCGTTTTTCCCTGGCGGTACCGCGCGTTTTGCACTGA
- a CDS encoding Gfo/Idh/MocA family protein, whose protein sequence is MSERLRVGVIGVGYLGRFHALIYSKQAEVDLVGVVDVDGDTANAVAEEAGCDAFTDAAQLLGKVDAVSIVVPTTLHLSVARLFLEQGVHVLLEKPIAATVEEGAAIVAAAEQAGVVLQIGHLERFNAGVMALAKSIKKPRFIEAHRMSPFVARATDVDVISDLMIHDIDIVLSLIDSDIVHISAAGTPVLTEHLDIANARIEFANGAVANVIASRVSREKMRRVRVFEPHRYQSLDFIEQTLDLAYPEQKEGAEWPEIVTERVSIEPVKPLDAEIDAFVRCVKIGEAPLVGGSVGLRALDVALQVKAKILTP, encoded by the coding sequence TTGTCGGAACGTCTGCGTGTGGGGGTTATAGGAGTCGGCTATCTCGGCCGGTTCCATGCCCTGATCTATTCCAAACAAGCTGAAGTCGACCTGGTCGGCGTCGTGGATGTCGACGGCGACACGGCGAACGCCGTCGCCGAAGAAGCCGGATGCGATGCGTTCACCGACGCGGCGCAACTGCTCGGCAAGGTCGATGCCGTCAGCATCGTGGTGCCCACCACGCTTCACCTGTCGGTCGCGCGCCTGTTTCTCGAGCAGGGCGTGCATGTGCTGTTGGAAAAACCCATCGCTGCGACCGTCGAAGAAGGCGCGGCGATTGTCGCCGCTGCCGAGCAGGCCGGGGTTGTGCTGCAGATTGGCCACCTGGAACGTTTCAACGCCGGCGTCATGGCGTTGGCGAAAAGCATCAAAAAGCCGCGCTTCATCGAGGCGCACCGCATGAGTCCGTTCGTTGCGCGCGCCACCGACGTCGATGTGATCTCCGACCTGATGATCCATGACATCGACATCGTGCTGTCGCTGATCGATTCCGACATTGTGCATATCTCTGCCGCCGGCACGCCGGTGCTGACCGAGCATCTGGATATCGCCAACGCGCGCATCGAATTCGCCAACGGTGCGGTGGCCAACGTTATTGCCAGCCGGGTCTCGCGCGAGAAAATGCGTCGCGTACGGGTCTTTGAACCGCACCGCTACCAGTCGCTGGATTTCATCGAACAGACGTTGGATCTGGCCTATCCAGAACAGAAAGAGGGTGCCGAGTGGCCGGAAATCGTGACCGAGCGTGTCTCGATCGAACCGGTGAAGCCGCTTGATGCCGAGATCGATGCCTTTGTGCGTTGCGTGAAAATCGGTGAGGCCCCATTGGTTGGGGGGAGTGTCGGCTTGCGTGCGCTCGACGTGGCGTTGCAGGTCAAGGCAAAGATTCTAACGCCGTAG
- the speD gene encoding adenosylmethionine decarboxylase, protein MPRSKKLKLHGFNNLTKTLSFNIYDINYAASPEQETQYIRYIDEAYSAKRLTDILCNVTEIIGANVLNIAHQDYDPHGASVTILISEEPIAAEQISNSESPGPLPESVVGHLDKSHITVHTYPESHPDNGISTFRADIDVSTCGRISPLKALNFLIHSFESDIVIMDYRVRGFTRDVNGKKHFIDHKINSIQNFLARDTRERYQMVDVNVYQENIFHTKMMLKEFDLDSYLFGVDVDDVSPKEQRTISEKIRREMLEIFYGRNVTRGMKLS, encoded by the coding sequence ATGCCACGCTCGAAAAAGCTCAAGCTGCATGGGTTCAACAACCTGACCAAGACCCTCAGCTTCAATATCTACGACATCAACTACGCGGCGTCGCCGGAGCAGGAAACCCAGTACATCCGGTATATCGACGAGGCGTACAGTGCCAAGCGGTTGACCGATATCCTGTGCAATGTCACCGAGATCATCGGTGCCAACGTGCTGAATATTGCGCACCAGGACTACGACCCGCATGGTGCCAGTGTCACGATATTGATCTCGGAAGAGCCGATTGCCGCCGAACAGATTTCCAACTCCGAGTCGCCCGGTCCGCTGCCCGAATCGGTGGTTGGTCACCTCGACAAGAGCCATATCACGGTGCATACCTACCCGGAGAGCCACCCCGATAACGGCATTTCGACGTTTCGCGCAGATATCGACGTGTCGACCTGCGGGCGCATCTCACCGCTGAAGGCGTTGAACTTTTTGATCCACTCGTTCGAGTCGGACATCGTGATCATGGACTACCGGGTGCGCGGGTTTACCCGCGACGTCAACGGCAAGAAGCATTTCATCGACCACAAGATCAATTCGATCCAGAACTTCCTGGCGCGCGACACGCGTGAGCGTTATCAGATGGTCGACGTCAATGTGTACCAGGAGAACATCTTCCACACCAAGATGATGCTCAAAGAGTTCGACCTCGACAGCTACCTGTTCGGTGTCGACGTCGACGATGTGTCGCCCAAGGAGCAGCGCACGATCTCTGAGAAGATCCGCCGCGAGATGCTCGAAATCTTCTACGGGCGCAATGTCACGCGCGGTATGAAGCTGTCCTGA
- a CDS encoding TIGR00266 family protein, protein MRCHDIEYEILGSEIQLVEITLDPGETAVAEAGAMTYMEQDIGFDTRMGDGSDPDQGVMGKLFSAGKRLFTGESIFTTHFTNNGDVKRKVAFAAPYPGNVVALDMAKIGQRIVCQKDAFLCAALGTKIDITFNRRLGSGLFGGEGFILQSLEGDGMAFIQAGGTVIEKSLSGETLRVDTGCLVGFSGDIDYRIERAGGLKSMVFGGEGLFLATLSGTGRVWLQSLPFSRMADRILAAAPQGGGNDKGESSLFS, encoded by the coding sequence ATGCGCTGCCACGACATCGAGTACGAGATTCTTGGCTCGGAGATCCAGCTGGTCGAGATCACGCTCGACCCCGGTGAAACTGCAGTGGCCGAGGCCGGCGCCATGACCTACATGGAGCAGGACATCGGTTTCGACACCCGCATGGGCGACGGCTCCGACCCGGACCAGGGCGTAATGGGCAAGCTGTTTTCCGCCGGCAAGCGCCTGTTCACCGGCGAATCGATCTTCACCACCCATTTCACCAACAACGGCGACGTCAAGCGCAAGGTCGCGTTCGCCGCCCCCTACCCCGGCAATGTCGTCGCCCTGGACATGGCCAAGATCGGTCAGCGTATCGTCTGCCAGAAGGACGCCTTCCTGTGCGCTGCGCTCGGCACCAAGATCGACATCACCTTTAACCGTCGCCTCGGCAGCGGTCTGTTTGGCGGTGAAGGGTTCATTCTGCAGTCGCTCGAAGGCGACGGCATGGCGTTCATCCAGGCGGGTGGCACAGTCATCGAAAAGTCGCTGAGCGGCGAAACGCTGCGCGTCGACACCGGATGCCTGGTCGGTTTCAGTGGTGATATCGATTACCGCATCGAGCGGGCCGGCGGTCTGAAATCGATGGTGTTCGGTGGCGAAGGCCTATTTCTCGCCACCCTGAGCGGCACCGGCCGGGTATGGCTACAGAGCCTGCCGTTTTCGCGCATGGCCGACCGCATCCTTGCGGCCGCACCGCAAGGCGGTGGCAACGACAAGGGCGAAAGCAGCCTGTTCAGCTAG
- a CDS encoding VOC family protein, with protein sequence MTRPSIGYGMRHVALFVRDLADCERFYVELLGMQVEWRPDEQNVYLTSGGDNLALHQADPNAARDESVQRLDHIGFFLDSPDAVDQWFAWLRDHQVRMRTEPRTHRDGARSFYCYDPDGTLVQMIHHPPVSQWESERR encoded by the coding sequence ATGACCCGTCCTTCGATCGGTTACGGCATGCGGCATGTTGCGTTGTTCGTACGCGATTTGGCGGACTGCGAGCGGTTCTATGTCGAGTTGCTGGGGATGCAGGTCGAGTGGCGGCCAGATGAACAAAACGTCTATCTGACCTCAGGCGGTGACAACCTCGCACTACACCAGGCCGATCCGAATGCGGCGCGCGACGAATCGGTGCAGCGTCTGGACCATATCGGTTTCTTTCTCGACAGCCCGGACGCCGTCGATCAGTGGTTCGCCTGGTTGCGCGATCACCAGGTGCGGATGCGCACCGAACCGCGCACGCATCGCGACGGTGCGCGCAGCTTTTATTGCTACGATCCGGATGGAACCCTGGTGCAGATGATTCATCATCCGCCGGTATCGCAGTGGGAAAGCGAGCGCCGCTAG
- a CDS encoding symmetrical bis(5'-nucleosyl)-tetraphosphatase: MADFAIGDIQGCYDELRRALDEVAFDAAKDRLWCVGDLVNRGPKSLDVLRFFRDLGDSAICVLGNHDLHLLALAAGNDKHKEDSTLTDVLEASDREELLDWLRRRPLAHFDSELGFLMIHAGLPPQWDLDTTLTCAHEVESVLCSDDHTDYFMQMYGNKPHCWDPSLRGMDRLRFITNCFTRLRFCEPDGRLALKEKGPPGSQQAGRLPWFEHPERRTRDQRIVFGHWSTLGYLAGDNVWGIDTGCLWGGALTIMRLDEASPTPHFTRCQGQQDPTRFS, from the coding sequence GTGGCCGACTTTGCGATCGGTGACATCCAAGGCTGTTACGACGAACTGCGGCGCGCACTCGACGAGGTAGCGTTCGATGCCGCGAAAGATCGCCTGTGGTGTGTCGGCGATCTGGTCAACCGCGGCCCCAAGTCGCTGGATGTCTTACGTTTCTTCCGCGACCTTGGCGACAGCGCGATCTGCGTTCTCGGCAACCACGACCTGCACCTGCTGGCGCTCGCCGCCGGCAACGACAAACATAAGGAAGACAGCACGCTGACCGACGTCCTCGAGGCGAGCGACCGCGAAGAACTCCTGGACTGGCTGCGCCGACGACCGCTCGCACATTTCGACAGCGAACTCGGTTTTCTGATGATCCATGCCGGCCTGCCGCCGCAATGGGATCTGGATACGACACTCACCTGCGCACACGAAGTGGAGTCGGTGCTGTGCAGTGACGATCACACCGACTACTTCATGCAGATGTACGGCAACAAACCGCATTGCTGGGACCCATCGCTGCGGGGCATGGACCGCCTGCGCTTCATCACCAACTGCTTCACACGGCTACGCTTCTGCGAGCCCGACGGGCGGCTTGCGCTCAAAGAAAAGGGGCCTCCCGGCAGCCAGCAGGCGGGCAGGCTGCCGTGGTTCGAGCACCCAGAACGCCGCACGCGCGATCAACGCATCGTGTTCGGCCATTGGTCGACGCTCGGTTACCTCGCCGGCGATAACGTCTGGGGGATCGATACCGGCTGCCTGTGGGGCGGCGCGCTGACAATAATGCGCCTCGACGAAGCGTCACCCACCCCGCACTTCACGCGCTGCCAGGGTCAGCAGGACCCGACAAGATTCAGCTAA
- the trpD gene encoding anthranilate phosphoribosyltransferase: MDIKQAIARVLERRDLSADEMTEVMRTIMTGGATPAQIGGFLIGLRMKGETVAEIAAAAAVMRELASGVDIGGLDHAVDIVGTGGDASGTFNVSTASMFVAAAAGCHVAKHGNRSVSSKSGSADALETAGLRLDLSSDQVAQCVRDAGVGFMFAPGHHSAMKHAIGPRREMGVRTIFNVLGPLTNPAGVPNLMMGVFSDELLETMAEVLHKLGARHVMVVHSVDGLDEISIGDKTEVAELKDGSVRRFSIQPEDFGVKRQSLDLIRAADPKESVRIIHDVLDDTPGAARDIVMLNAGAAIYVAGVADSLKKGIEMADKAIASGEARKRLDRLVVLTQSFE, translated from the coding sequence ATGGATATCAAACAAGCCATAGCGCGCGTGCTCGAGCGCCGCGACCTGAGTGCAGATGAAATGACCGAGGTCATGCGCACCATCATGACCGGTGGCGCCACGCCGGCGCAGATCGGTGGGTTCTTGATCGGCCTGCGCATGAAAGGCGAAACGGTGGCTGAAATCGCTGCGGCAGCCGCGGTGATGCGCGAGTTGGCATCGGGTGTCGACATCGGTGGTCTCGACCATGCGGTCGATATCGTCGGCACCGGCGGTGACGCATCCGGCACGTTCAACGTGTCGACGGCAAGCATGTTCGTCGCCGCGGCGGCGGGCTGTCACGTCGCGAAGCACGGCAACCGCTCGGTCTCGAGCAAGTCCGGTAGTGCCGATGCGCTCGAAACAGCCGGCCTGCGTCTGGACCTCTCGTCCGATCAGGTCGCCCAGTGTGTGCGTGATGCCGGTGTCGGATTCATGTTCGCCCCCGGGCATCACAGCGCGATGAAGCATGCGATCGGTCCGCGACGCGAGATGGGCGTGCGCACCATCTTCAACGTGCTCGGCCCGCTGACCAATCCGGCGGGCGTGCCCAACTTGATGATGGGCGTGTTCAGCGACGAGTTGCTGGAAACCATGGCCGAGGTGCTACACAAGCTGGGCGCGCGACACGTGATGGTCGTGCACTCGGTCGACGGGCTGGATGAGATCAGCATCGGCGACAAGACCGAGGTCGCCGAACTCAAGGACGGCAGCGTTCGGCGTTTTTCCATTCAGCCTGAGGACTTCGGCGTGAAGCGCCAGTCGCTCGATCTGATTCGCGCGGCGGACCCGAAAGAGAGCGTCCGCATCATCCATGATGTGCTCGACGACACCCCCGGTGCTGCACGCGATATCGTGATGCTGAATGCGGGCGCTGCGATCTACGTGGCCGGCGTTGCAGACAGCCTGAAGAAGGGCATCGAGATGGCGGACAAGGCGATTGCCTCGGGTGAGGCGCGCAAGCGTCTCGATCGGTTGGTGGTGCTGACCCAGAGTTTCGAATAA